The following proteins come from a genomic window of Thermodesulfobacteriota bacterium:
- a CDS encoding carbonic anhydrase gives MRKLIHGIHRFRKEFWGQDKELYRRLAEHGQFPDALFITCSDSRIAPLRITQGQPGDLFLLRNIGNFVPPYSEERLDESGVGAAVEYAVQYLEVRDIIVCGHSDCGALKALYRDRSKFACMPHVAKWLEHGARTMEVVEKNYPGLTREERYEITSQENVLVQMENLRTYPAVKKAAREGRLHVHAWYFEIGTGTIYRYSPEREEYEPIREEEH, from the coding sequence ATGAGGAAGCTGATCCACGGCATCCACCGGTTCCGGAAGGAGTTCTGGGGCCAGGACAAGGAGCTGTACCGGCGGCTGGCGGAGCACGGGCAGTTCCCCGACGCGCTGTTCATCACCTGCAGCGATTCCCGGATCGCCCCCCTGCGAATCACCCAGGGGCAGCCGGGGGACCTCTTCCTCCTGCGGAACATCGGCAACTTCGTCCCCCCGTACTCCGAGGAGCGGCTGGACGAATCGGGCGTCGGCGCCGCGGTGGAGTACGCGGTGCAGTATCTCGAGGTGCGCGACATCATCGTCTGCGGACATTCGGACTGCGGGGCGCTGAAGGCGCTCTATCGCGACCGGTCGAAGTTCGCCTGCATGCCCCACGTGGCGAAATGGCTCGAGCACGGCGCCCGGACGATGGAGGTGGTGGAGAAAAACTATCCCGGCCTCACCCGGGAAGAGCGCTACGAGATCACATCCCAGGAGAACGTTCTCGTCCAGATGGAGAACCTGCGAACCTACCCCGCGGTAAAGAAGGCGGCGCGGGAGGGGCGCCTCCACGTACACGCCTGGTACTTCGAGATCGGCACCGGCACGATCTACCGGTATTCCCCGGAGCGGGAGGAGTACGAGCCGATCCGGGAAGAGGAGCACTGA
- a CDS encoding c-type cytochrome, translating into MTKKTAFWIFLLGTLSSSALFLGLTWDTHRQVATLANVDKLSDQVVAGKRAFEKRNCNDCHTILGFGGYYAPDLTRVVQRVGEDGIRFRVASPEKAFEKSFRKMPRQNLTDAEITDLIAFFRWVGEVNNNDWPPQDSKKRLSRGEQRMMASVGVSPGAAVFQTKGCMNCHSLRGTGGTVGPKLDGIGGGMTEEQIRAYVRDPKSVEPTATMPAQKDNLTERELEEVARFLSTLK; encoded by the coding sequence ATGACGAAGAAGACCGCCTTCTGGATTTTCCTTCTCGGGACGCTGTCCTCGTCGGCTCTTTTCCTGGGGCTGACGTGGGACACCCACCGGCAGGTGGCTACGCTGGCCAACGTGGACAAACTGTCCGACCAGGTCGTCGCCGGAAAACGCGCCTTCGAGAAGCGCAACTGCAACGACTGCCACACGATCCTCGGCTTCGGCGGATACTACGCCCCCGACCTCACGCGGGTGGTCCAGCGGGTCGGGGAGGACGGGATCCGCTTCCGGGTGGCGTCGCCCGAAAAGGCGTTCGAGAAATCGTTCCGGAAGATGCCCCGCCAGAACCTCACGGACGCGGAGATCACCGATCTCATCGCCTTCTTCCGATGGGTCGGCGAGGTGAACAACAACGACTGGCCGCCCCAGGACAGCAAAAAGCGCCTTTCGCGGGGCGAGCAGCGGATGATGGCGTCGGTCGGGGTTTCGCCGGGCGCTGCGGTCTTCCAGACGAAGGGATGCATGAACTGCCACTCGCTGAGGGGAACGGGCGGGACGGTCGGGCCGAAGCTGGACGGGATCGGCGGGGGGATGACGGAAGAGCAGATCCGGGCCTACGTCCGGGACCCCAAAAGCGTGGAGCCGACCGCCACCATGCCGGCACAGAAGGACAACCTGACGGAACGGGAACTGGAGGAGGTCGCCAGGTTCCTCTCCACCCTCAAGTAA